The window ATACTCTTGCAAGGCTTTAATGGGTTTTGGATTTAATACATACAATCTTTCACGACCCTGTTTCAGTTTTGAAACTAGACCTACATCCTCTAACACAGTCAGGTGTTTTGTAATTGCTTGCCGTGAAATCTCAGCATCTTTCGATAGCGAAGAAATAGAGTAAGGCTCTTTGTCTGTTAGTTTTTCAACCAAAGACAAACGAGTTGGATCACCCAAGGCAGCAAAAATCTCTGCCTTTTT of the Leptospira biflexa serovar Patoc strain 'Patoc 1 (Paris)' genome contains:
- a CDS encoding ArsR/SmtB family transcription factor translates to MPNHSKALTMEKKAEIFAALGDPTRLSLVEKLTDKEPYSISSLSKDAEISRQAITKHLTVLEDVGLVSKLKQGRERLYVLNPKPIKALQEYLNIISKEWDSSLSRLKMFVENSK